Within the Gracilinema caldarium DSM 7334 genome, the region AGATGACCTTTGCCTTCAGCCGGGACGATGTGGGCTCCTTTATGCCTGCCTATGAAAAACTGGGTCTTCTCGATGTGGATCCCTTTAAATCGGTTGATGAAGAAGGGGTGGGTATGTTGATGAACTGGGCTACCACCAAGGGCCGTTCTGTAAAGAGCGATCTCAAGGTGGGCATCTGCGGTGAACAGGGCGGCGATCCTGCCACAATCGATTTCTGTTTCCGCACCGGACTCAACTATGTATCCTGCTCTCCCTTCCGGGTCCCGATAGCCCGGCTTACAGCAGCTCAGGCGGTTTTGCGGAATACCAAAAAATAGTGATTTCTGCTTAATCAGGAGCCTATAAACCACGAGGGTCTGTTCCGATAGCTATCTTTATGATATATATCAGGATGTTTCGGGACAGACCTTGCACCATTTTAAAAGCAGGGCCAGGACGCTTGTTCTGGTCCTGTTTCTTTTGTATTGTTACGTAAAGAGGTGTCCTATGAAAAAACTTATGTTTAGCTGTCTGTTATCCTTCATCGTTTTTGCAGGTCTTACTGCACAGACTACACCAATTACGGTGTATACCCTTAAGGGGCCTTCCGGAGTCGGTATGGTGAAACTCTTTGAAGCTCCTCCCCAGGCAACGGGCTATACCATTATGATAGAAGCCCTTGCCCAAGCAGACCTGATGGCGGCCAAATTCCTCAGTGGTGAGGCTCAAGTTGGTATATTACCCGCTAATATGGCGGCAAAACTTGCAAGTTCCGGCAAGGATATTTCCGTGGCCGCAGTCATTGGTCAGGGAATGCTGAAACTTATTTCAGCGGACCCGACTGTTCGCAGTATTACGGACTTGAAAGGTACATCAATAGAAGTAGCAGGTCAGGGAGCAACCCCCGACTATGTATTTCGCCGTATATTACACAATTATAAACTTGATCCTGAAAAGGATGTTCAATTGGGGTATGCTCTGGCTTATCCAGAAATAGCACAATCCCTCATTGCTGGAAAAATCAAGCTGGCCCTTCTTCCTGAACCCTTTGCAACCATGGCATTGGCTGGAAACAAGGACCTGAAGGTAGTTGGGGATATTCAGGCTGAATGGGTAAAAGCAGGGGGGCGCGAAAATTATCCCATGACCGTATTGGTGGTTTCCCGGGATCTGGCCCAAAAGCACACCG harbors:
- a CDS encoding ABC transporter substrate-binding protein; protein product: MKKLMFSCLLSFIVFAGLTAQTTPITVYTLKGPSGVGMVKLFEAPPQATGYTIMIEALAQADLMAAKFLSGEAQVGILPANMAAKLASSGKDISVAAVIGQGMLKLISADPTVRSITDLKGTSIEVAGQGATPDYVFRRILHNYKLDPEKDVQLGYALAYPEIAQSLIAGKIKLALLPEPFATMALAGNKDLKVVGDIQAEWVKAGGRENYPMTVLVVSRDLAQKHTAALKAIYEAVENSIVWVTGHPAEAGALVEKYNLGIKAPVATVAIPKSSYVFIPAPQARPSLEALFSAFLEYAPQSIGGKLPSDNFYLDVKPIHE